A DNA window from Jaculus jaculus isolate mJacJac1 chromosome 1, mJacJac1.mat.Y.cur, whole genome shotgun sequence contains the following coding sequences:
- the LOC101612446 gene encoding mRNA decay activator protein ZFP36-like translates to MATHATMDLSAIYESLLSLNSDLPSDHGGTESSGLWSMNSSDSSASGLTSRLTGRSTNLVEGRSCSWVPPPPCFAPLVPHPGSELLPSPTSPTATPTSAARYKTELCRTFSESGRCRYGAKCQFAHGLGELRQANRHPKYKTELCHKFYLQGRCPYGSRCHFIHNPNEDLATPGHPHVLRQSICFSGLPSVRRPSPPPPPPPPGLSGPSWSSCSFSPSSSPPPSVDYLLSPSAFSAAPGTPVTRRDPTPACCPSCRRSTPGTIWGPLGGLARSPSAHSLGSHPDEYASSGSSLGGSDSPVFEAGVYGPPQTPAPPRRLPIFNHISVSE, encoded by the coding sequence ATGGCCACGCACGCCACCATGGACCTCTCTGCCATCTACGAGAGCCTCCTGTCATTGAATTCTGACCTACCATCCGACCACGGAGGAACTGAGTCGTCGGGACTTTGGAGCATGAACTCATCTGACTCCAGCGCGTCTGGGCTCACCTCCCGCCTGACTGGCCGCTCCACCAACCTGGTGGAGGGTCGAAGCTGTAGCTGGGTGCCCCCACCTCCTTGCTTTGCACCATTGGTTCCTCATCCGGGCTCTGAGCTGCTGCCCTCACCCACTTCGCCTACTGCCACCCCCACCAGTGCCGCCCGCTACAAGACTGAGCTCTGTCGGACCTTCTCCGAGAGTGGACGCTGTCGCTACGGGGCAAAATGCCAGTTTGCCCATGGCCTGGGTGAGTTGCGCCAAGCCAATCGCCACCCCAAATACAAGACTGAACTCTGCCACAAGTTCTACCTCCAGGGCCGCTGTCCCTATGGCTCACGATGCCACTTCATCCACAACCCCAACGAGGATTTGGCCACCCCCGGTCACCCCCACGTGCTGCGTCAGAGCATCTGTTTCTCTGGTTTGCCCTCGGTCCGCCGGCCATCGccgccacctccaccaccaccaccaggctTGTCTGGTCCTTCCTGGTCCTCGTGTTCCTTCTCGCCCTCCAGCTCTCCGCCACCATCTGTGGACTATCTGCTTTCCCCCTCTGCCTTCTCTGCTGCCCCTGGAACCCCTGTGACTCGAAGGGACCCCACCCCAGCCTGTTGCCCCTCCTGCCGAAGGTCTACTCCTGGCACCATCTGGGGGCCCTTGGGTGGCCTGGCTCGGAGCCCATCCGCACACTCCCTGGGATCCCATCCTGATGAATAtgccagcagcggcagcagcctGGGGGGATCTGACTCACCTGTCTTTGAGGCTGGGGTGTATGGGCCACCCCAGACCCCTGCACCTCCACGGCGTCTCCCCATCTTCAATCACATCTCTGTTTCAGAGTGA